The Arthrobacter oryzae DNA window CACCTCGCCGGTGGTGGGCCGGGCGATGTCCTCCAGTTCGGGGAAGACGTACACGGGCCGGCCGGACGCGCCGGGCTTCACCGCCGCCACGATCCCGTCCACGTCCTCGGGGTCGGCACGGTTCACCATGATGGCCAGCAGGCTGCAGCGTTCCGCCGCCAGCTCCTTGCGGGCAACCTCGACGGCGTCAGCCGCCTCCGCGACGGTTCGCCCCTTCGCGCCCACCACGGCCACCACGGACGCAGCCAGGTTGTTCGCGAGGCGGGCGTTGAGGTCAAATTCGACGGCGGCATCCTGGCCCGTGAGGTCTGTGCCCTCCACGATCACCACGTCGCAGTGGCGTGACATCTCCGCGAAAATCTCCACGCAGCGGGCGTCGATCTCCGCCCGGTTACCTTCGGCCAGGAGGGAGCGGACCTCAGTTGCCGTCAGGCCGCCGCGGCAGCGCTGGTCGTCGAGGTCGAACCGGGATTTCATCAGGGCCACCATGGGGTCCGATGCGGCGTCCGGGCCGTGGACCACGGGTTTGAAGAAGCCGATGCGGTCCGCGTGCCGGTGCAGCGTGTCCGCAAGCCCCAGCGCTATGAGCGACTTACCGGATCCCGGTGTGGTCGCGCTGACATAAATCCCCTTGGCCATGGTCCGCCCTTAGGTTGTGACGTGGTGGTGCTCCGTCCCTCCATACTTTCACTTGTTGGCGGGCTTTCTCCATGAGGCTTGCGGTTCCGCGACGGCGAGCTCCCGGATCCGTTCGGTAGCGGCCCAGCTGGCCAGCAGGCGGAGCCGTTCGTCCGACGGCGATCCGGGGACGGCGGGATAGACGGTGAGCCTGAAGCCGGGATCCTCGGCAAGGTCCATGGCTTCGTAGGTGAGTTCGAGTTCCCCCACCGCCGGGTGGTGGAACACCTTGGTTCCGGCGTAGTGGCGGCGGACATTGTGCGCGGCCCAGCGGGTCCGGAATTCCTCACTGCGCATGGACAGTTCCCCCACGAGGTCCGCGAGGGCTTTGTCGAACGGGTTCTGGCCGCTGTAGGTGCGCAGCAGTGCCACGTTGGTGCTGGCCGCCCGCTCCCAGTCGGGGTAGAAACCCCGGGCCGCGGGGTCGAGGAAGATGAACCGGGAATGGTTGGCCGGCCGGGCGGGACCGCGGTACATCTCTGAGTACAGGGCAAAGCCGAGCTGGTTGGCCGCCACGATGTCCATGTGCTGGTTGCCGATGAACGCCGGCGCCGCCGTAATGGCGTCCAGCATGAACTGCAGGGCGGGGCGGACGGTCCCGCTCTGGAGCGGACGCTGCCGGGCCCGGCCGGAGGGGCTGGCGGCACGCGCCAGGTTGTAGAGGTGGTCCCGTTCCGCCTCGTCCAGCCTCAGGGCGCCCGCGATGGCGTCGAGCACACTTTCGGAGGTGCCGGAGAGGTTCCCGCGCTCAAGCTTCGTGTAGTAATCAACGCTGACCCCCGCGAGCATGGCCACCTCCTCGCGGCGCAAGCCGGGGACCCGGCGTCGTCCGCCGTAAAGTGTCAGGCCGGCCATTTCCGGGGTGATCTTGGCGCGCCTTGAGGCGAGGAACTCGCGCACGGCCATTCTGTTATCCACTCGTTCACGCTACACCGGGGCAGCGCGTCCCAGGGAGGTACTGCCAGACCCCGGATAAGGAGAGCCGTGGCTGGGAACGGCACGGCCCGGTTGAATGGGAATCAGTCCCCCATCCCCACTGGAACGGAGCCCAGCATGACCGCCACCGGCGCCCCTGAGCAGGCACCAGCACCCGCAGCTGAACCTGCACCGCAACAGGCCGTCGGCCGGCCGCTGGCGATCGTTCTCGGCCTGCTGACGATCTTCGGTCCGATCTCCATGGACCTCTACCTCCCCGTCCTGCCGGCCCTCACCGCAGAGCTTGGAAGCACGACGTCGGTGGCGCAGCTGACCATCACGGCGTGCCTGCTCGGCCTGGCCATCGGGCAGGTGGTTGCCGGACCGCTCTCGGACCGCTTCGGCCGCCGCAAACCGCTGCTGATCGGGGTGATCGCCTACACGGTCACCTCGGTGCTGTGCGCGCTTAGCCCCACCATCGAAACGCTCATCCTCGCCAGGTTCGTCCAGGGCCTCGCCGGCGCCGTGGGCATCGTGATCGCGCAGGCGGCGGGCCGGGACGTCTACTCGGGCGGGAAACTGATCCGCTACTACGGCCGACTCACCGTGCTCGGCGGGCTGGCAGCCATCATCGGCCCCGTGATCGGCGGACAGCTCGCAACTTTTACGGACTGGCGCGGAGTCTTCCTGTTCCTGGCCGCGGTGGGCGTGGCCATCCTCGTGGCGTCCCTGCTGGTCTTCCGGGAGACGTTGCCGAAAGAGCACCGCATCACCGGCGGACTCTCCCACACGCTCAACGACTTCCGCCGGCTCCTGGCCGACCGGCGGTTCGTCGGAGCCGTCCTGATCACCGGTTTCACGTACTCGGCGATCTTCGCCTACCTGAGCGGGGCAACCTACATCCTCCAAGGCATGTACGGGCTCTCCCCGCAGGAATACTCGCTGGCGTTCGGGCTGAACTCCCTGGGCTTTGTGATTTTCGGGTTCATCTCCGGCCGCCTGGCAGAGCACTGGTCCGAACGCGGAACGCTCGCCGCAGGCCTGGCCATGGCGCTCGCCGGCGCCCTGGGCCTGCTCGCGACGGCACTCCTGCACCTGCCGCTGATTGCTATTGTCCTGTCCCTGTTCACCATGGTCAGCGGGGTGGCCGTGACCAGCCCGCCGGCCACATCGCTCGCACTCAAGGACTATCCCGACATCGCCGGCACCGCATCCTCGCTCCTGGGCCTGGCCCGGTTCGCCTTCGGCGGCCTGGCCGCGCCCCTCGTGGGCATCGGCGGGGCGAATGATCCGGTGCCTTTCGGCATCGTCGCGGCCGCCGCGGCAGCAGCGGCCGCACTCTGCCTCGGACTGGTGGGCCGGCGTCGAACGGCCAGCAGTGCCGTCAGCAATACGGGCGGGGGCGTTGACGGACTGGCCGGTGCTGGCGGGGCTGGACCTGACTGGCGTTGACCAGGTCCTGGATGAAGCGCCCAAGGCCGGTGGCGTCGACGGGGTTGTCGGCCAGGGCCACGAGACCGCACGCGAGGCTGGCGAGCTTGACGTTCCTGTTGTTGCTGTAGGACGCCAGCAGGTTGAAGGCGTCGTCCGATCCGATGCCCAGCCGCCCCATCAGGATGCCGGCGGCTTTCGCGATAGTGCTCCGGGTTCCCACCGCACCCCGGACGGCTTCGCGGGCGGCCAGCTCCGTCTCCCGCTGGATCGTCGACGTGAGGTCCAGCATGACGCCGGAAATCGTGGACACGTTTCCTGACTCGTCCAGTACCGCCTCACCGGCCGTCAGCACTTTGCGTTCGTGCAGCCGGGCATCCACCAGGCGATGGTAGATGGCCACGTGCCCGCCGTGGGCGTACACCGCGCGGCTGATCTCCTGGATTCGGGCCAGGTCCTCAGGGTGCTTGTGCGCCAGCGTCAGCTCCAGGGTGGGCACGACTTCCCCGCGACTGTAGCCATGGATTGCGTAAAGCCCGTCCGACCACTGCATCGCGCCTGATTTGGTATCCAAAACAAACGTTCCAGCCGGCAATACCGACACTCCCAAAACACTGGAATACGTCTCCGCCGCGTCGCTGATCTTCGTATTCTGTCTGGCGGCATGGCCGCCGGCAGCGGGTCGCGGGAATACCGGACAGCAGGCACTGTCGCACCCCCTCCAGCCCTCCTGGACCGGGTCGAAATAGCGCGGCACGGAAAAGTTCGCGGGATCCTGACGCCTCGCGTCTCCGGGGCAAAATCATGAGCGCCATCCACAGCAGAACATGGGGCGGTTTGTCCCGTTCACGGGACAGTCGACCGGCCTGATCGCCGAGATCCTGCCGGCGCGGGACATAGTCCG harbors:
- a CDS encoding multidrug effflux MFS transporter is translated as MTATGAPEQAPAPAAEPAPQQAVGRPLAIVLGLLTIFGPISMDLYLPVLPALTAELGSTTSVAQLTITACLLGLAIGQVVAGPLSDRFGRRKPLLIGVIAYTVTSVLCALSPTIETLILARFVQGLAGAVGIVIAQAAGRDVYSGGKLIRYYGRLTVLGGLAAIIGPVIGGQLATFTDWRGVFLFLAAVGVAILVASLLVFRETLPKEHRITGGLSHTLNDFRRLLADRRFVGAVLITGFTYSAIFAYLSGATYILQGMYGLSPQEYSLAFGLNSLGFVIFGFISGRLAEHWSERGTLAAGLAMALAGALGLLATALLHLPLIAIVLSLFTMVSGVAVTSPPATSLALKDYPDIAGTASSLLGLARFAFGGLAAPLVGIGGANDPVPFGIVAAAAAAAAALCLGLVGRRRTASSAVSNTGGGVDGLAGAGGAGPDWR
- a CDS encoding helix-turn-helix transcriptional regulator; translated protein: MDNRMAVREFLASRRAKITPEMAGLTLYGGRRRVPGLRREEVAMLAGVSVDYYTKLERGNLSGTSESVLDAIAGALRLDEAERDHLYNLARAASPSGRARQRPLQSGTVRPALQFMLDAITAAPAFIGNQHMDIVAANQLGFALYSEMYRGPARPANHSRFIFLDPAARGFYPDWERAASTNVALLRTYSGQNPFDKALADLVGELSMRSEEFRTRWAAHNVRRHYAGTKVFHHPAVGELELTYEAMDLAEDPGFRLTVYPAVPGSPSDERLRLLASWAATERIRELAVAEPQASWRKPANK
- a CDS encoding PAS and ANTAR domain-containing protein; amino-acid sequence: MDTKSGAMQWSDGLYAIHGYSRGEVVPTLELTLAHKHPEDLARIQEISRAVYAHGGHVAIYHRLVDARLHERKVLTAGEAVLDESGNVSTISGVMLDLTSTIQRETELAAREAVRGAVGTRSTIAKAAGILMGRLGIGSDDAFNLLASYSNNRNVKLASLACGLVALADNPVDATGLGRFIQDLVNASQVQPRQHRPVRQRPRPYC